Genomic DNA from Salinibacter pepae:
CAAGCCCACCCACGTGGCGACATCGGCGTGCGAGTTTATGCCGGAGCGTCCGGCTTTCGAGATCGGCGGGGAGAGCGCCGTCGCCGAGGCGTACCGGACCGGCGAGACGCTTATTGTGCCGGACCTGCAAAAGGCAACGATGGACGACCCCAACGACTACGGGGGCCTCCGCTCGGCGGTTGTCGTGCCGCTAGGAGCGCACGGCGTCTTTTCGGTGGGCTCGCCGACGCCGGGGGCCATTGGGACCTTCGACACGCATCTAATCGAGGTGCTGGGCACCTACGCGATGGTGGTGCTCGACCGTCTTCAGCAGGAGCAGGTTCTCCGATCCGCGAAGGAACAGGCGGAGCGGGCCCGGGCCCGGGCCGTAGAGGCCTCGAAGGCGAAATCGGCCTTCCTGGCCAACATGAGCCACGAGATTCGGACGCCCCTAACCTCGATCATCGGGTTTGCCGACGCCATTGGTGAAGAGATCCAGTCGCTAAAAGACTGCCCGGACGAGGCGGATCTCGTGCAGCTGGATCAATTCTCGGAACTCATCGGACAGGGCGGGGAGCGACTGCTCGATACGCTTGACGCCGTGCTTAATCTGTCCAAGTTGGAATCCGGACAAATCGAGCTGGCCGAGGAGGCCGTCGATCTGGTCGAGAAAACCCGTCAGGTTGCCGAGGAGCTTCGGCCGTCGGCGCAGGAGAAGGATCTTTGTCTAGACGTGTACACGGAGGCGGATGAGATTTTGGCCTGGGCCGACGAGGGAGCCGTGCAGATTGTCCTACAGAATCTTCTCTCCAACGGAATCAAGTACACCGAGGAGGGAGGCGTCCAGGTTCACGTTCACGGGACCGCCGGAGACGCGGTCCTGGAGGTAGAAGACAGCGGAATTGGGATGGAGCCGGAGCGGGCCGAGGCGCTCTTCGAGCCGTTCCGCCAGGCGTCGGAGGGGCTGAGCCGAAAGTTTGAGGGGTCCGGCGTCGGACTGGCGGTCACCAAGAAGGCCGTTGAACAGATGGGCGGTCGGGTGGACGTGGAGACCGAAAAAGGAACGGGCAGCCGCTTCGTCGTGCGGCTTCCGTGCTGTGAGAAAAACGAGGCGCGCCGTGACGTTGCGGCCCCATCCGGTCGAGGCTGAGGCGAAGCGACTGCGCGCATGGCGGCTGGGGAGGGCACGCCCCTGTGCTCTCATCGGAGAAGGAGGCCCCTACAGGCGCTCCGACGAAGGGGAGGCCCGCAGGGAGTCCGTCAGCAACTGTCCCCAGGAGGCATCGTAAGGGTGGACGGCGGACACCGGCTCGCCGTTTCGGACAACCGGCCGTCCCTCGTTCGCCCAGCGGAAGATGGAGCCCTTCAGGTTGTAGACTTCGGAAAACCCCTGCGCCTGCAATGCCTGCACCACGCCCGCCGACCGGTATCCGACCGAGCAGTACACCACGATCGGCGTGTCCGACGCCAGGGTGTCCAGGGCCGGGTAGGCGTCCGCCGACGGGCGCACACGCCGCGCCCCCCGCAGGTGGCTTACGGCGTACTCGTCGGGCGAGCGGGCGTCCAGCAAAACAGGAGTGGGAGAGGTGTCGTCGGCCAGCTGTGCGGCGAGCGAGTCGGTCGTGAGGGCGGTGACGTCCGGATACTCGGCTGCGATCATATGGTCGACCGCGCGCCAGGTGAGTGCCTCCGAGCACCCGGCCTGGAGCGCCACCGCGCACAGCAGAGACGCGAAGAGCCTGTGCATCGTTCGGGACGGGAGATTGGAACAGAGAAGAGGAGGTCTACAGCGCGATGACGTCTTCGATGCCGGAGGCCCGTTCGTAAATCCCAACGACCTCTTCGCTCGACGACATGCGGAGGTGGGCCGTTACGCTCTTGTAGTTGCCCTTGCTGGACTCCCGCACCCGGACCGGGTGGTCGTCGAACACGGCCTTTAGGTCGTCCAGTCGGGCCGCCGGGGCGATAAATTTGAAGGTGTACTGCGTTGGCCAGTCGTTCTGATCGTCGAGCAGCTCCTCAAAGCGGTCCCACCAGGCCTCATCGTTTTCGGCATCCGGCTGATTAATAAACTGCATCAAAGGAGAAGGTTGATTCGAAGGCTCTTGACGGCAGTGTCTACGCACGGCGGAATCGGTTCGTTCTACCGGGGCGGGGCGTGGTGAAAATGTGAAATTGTCAGTAAAGGGCGGGGCGGGCAGGGGGAGGCTGTATCAAATCAGCGGAGCAGGGGCGTTATTAAAGAGGCTCCACACTACTCCCACTTCAAAGAGTCTCTGTGTCTCATGGATTGGACTTCGCTTCGCGAGGGCTGGTCGCGGGTCGCCCTCACGCTCACGGCACTGCTTGTCTTGCTGGCAGGGGCGGCCCTGCCCGCGCAGGGACAAGACTTGCTGGCGCAGTTTGAGGACAAGGTGACCACCTTCACGCTGGACAACGGACTGGACTTCGTGGTGGTCGAGCGCCACGACGCGCCCGTCGCCTCCTTCGCCACGTACGCCGACGTGGGGTCGGTCGACGAACCGCAGGGCAAGACCGGCATCGCCCACATGTTCGAACACATGGCGTTTAAGGGCACGACCACGATCAGCACCAAGAACATTGAGAAAGAGATGCAGGCCCTGGAGCGTCAGGAGGAGATTTACCTGCAGCTTCGCCGGGAGCGGGCGAAAGGCCCGCAGGCCGACTCGTCCCGCATCGCGGCGCTCGAAGAGCAGTTTGAGCAGGCCACGACGGAGGCCGAGTCGTACATCGAGAAGGGGGAGTTCGAAAACATCCTGGAACGGAATGGGGTGAGCGGCCTCAACGCCACCACCTCGGCCGACGCGACCCGGTACTTCTACAGCCTGCCGGCCAACAAGGCGGAGCTCTTCTTTGCCCTGGAATCCGACCGGTTCGCGAACCCGGTGCTCCGTGAGTTTTACACCGAGCGCGACGTGGTCATGGAGGAGCGGCGCCAGCGCACGGAGTCGAGCCCCACGGGCCGCCTGGTCGAAGAGTTCTTGACCACTGCGTTCAAGGCGCATCCCTACGGCAACCCGACCATCGGCCACATGTCGGACCTTCAAAACCTGTCCCGGACCGACGCCAAGCAGTTCTTCGAGAAGCATTACAGCCCGCGCAACCTGACCATTGGGATTGCCGGGGACGTGAACCCGGAGCAGATGCGGGCCCTCGCAGAACAGTACTTTGGGGACCTGCCCGGAGGAGACGAGCCGCTGCCGGTCCGGACCGAGGAGCCGGAGCAGATTAGCGAACGCCGGGTTGTCATCCGCGAACAGACGCAGCCGTTTGTCGTGATGGGCTTTCACCGGCCCAGCATGCAAAGCGAGGACGCGCCCGTCTACGATGTGTTGGGGGACGTGCTGACGGGCGGGCGCACGAGCCGCCTCTACGAAAACCTGGTGACCGAGGAAAAGGCCCTTCAGGTTCAGGCCCTGCCGGCCTTTCCGGGCAGCAAGTACGACACCATGTTCGGCATCTTCGGGGTTCCCAACCGGGGGGTCTCGCCGGACAGCGTAGAGCACATGATCTACGACGAGCTGGAGGCGATTAAAGAGAACGGCATCAGTCAAGAGGAGCTCGAGCGGGCGAAGACGCGAGCACGGTCCAATCTCATCGGGCAGCTTGATTCCAATCAGGGGCTTGCCCTGCAATTTGCCCAGATGGAGGAGCTGAAGGGCGACTGGCGCTCGGTCTTCCGGCGTCTCGACGCCATTCAGGCCATCACGGTGGAGGACGTGCAGCGTGTGGCGCAAAACACGTTCAGGCGGAGCAACCGCACCGTCGCCATGATCAAAACGACCGACGACGAGCAGCAGCCCACGACCGCCGCCAACTAGCGCGTGCTGCTGTTCCTGCATTCCTCTCGGTATCTCCTGCTGACCAGAATTCCTTCGTACGATGGATCGCTTTTCGCCTACTCGTCTGCTGTCCGTGATGGCCCTGGGCCTTCTCCTCGTGGGGCTGGGGGCCCTGCATCCGGCCTCGGCCCAGGAGACGGACATCCAGACGGCCGACTACGACGTGACAGAGCTCACGTATCCGGAGCTTCGCGACTTTGACGTTCCGGAGCCGGAGCGCGTTGAGCTCGACAACGGCATGACCATCTTTCTGCTGGAGGATCCGGAGCTGCCCCAGGTCAACGCCACGGCCCAGATCGGTGTGGGCTCCGTCTACGAGCCCGCCGAGAAGCGGGGCCTCGCCTCCATCACGGGGACGGTCATGCGCACCGGCGGGACCGCATCGATGGCGCCGGACAGCCTGAACACGGTGCTCGAAAACATCGCGGCCACCGTCGAGACCAGCATCGGCGAGACCTCGGGGTCGGCCTACATGTCGACCCTTGCCGACCACGTCGACACGGTCCTTCCGATCTTCGCCGAGGTGCTTCGCCGTCCCGCCTTCGCGGGAAATCGAGTGCAGCAGGCCAAGAGCCAGGTCAAGTCGGGCATCTCGCGCCGGAACGACCAGGCCAGCGCCATCGTGGGGCGCGAGTTTGACAAGGTCCTGTACGGGGGGGACAGTCCGTACGCCCGCACCCCGGAGCTGTATACGGTCGACCGGATCAAGCGGCAGGACCTCGTGGACTTCCACGACCAGTATTTCCACCCGAACAACGTCATCCTGAGCGTGTGGGGCGACTTCGACACCGACCAGATGGAGCAGGCGCTCCGCGAGCAGTTTGGGGACTGGGAGGCCGCGGCCGACTTCGAGCCGCCGACCCCGCCGGAGCCGGACGCCGAGCGCGCGCATTCCGTCAATTTCGTCCCGAAGGGCGACGTCAACCAGAGCAAGATCCGCATGGGACATCCTGGCGAGATCACGCGTCGGAGCGACGACTACGCCTCGGTGCAGATGATGAACGAGGTGCTCAGCGGGGGCTTCTCCGGCCGCCTGTTTCAGCAGGTGCGTCGGGAAAAGGGCCTGGCGTACTCCGTCGGCGGCGCCTACACGGCGGGCTACGACCGCCCGGGGCGCTTCTACGCTGGAATTGCCTCTCAGAGCGCCAGCACTGTGGAGGCCACGAACGCGGTGATGACGGAGGTCGAGCGGATGCGGGAGGAACCGCCCACCCAGGAGGAACTCGGGCTCGCCAAAGACAGCTACCTGAACTCGTTCGTCTTCAACTTCGACTCGGAGCGGGAAATCTTGGGGCGCCGTGCCACCTACGAGTACTACGACTATCCCGCCGACTTCCTGCAACAGACCCGGAATGCCATCGAGGAGGTGACGCCGGACGACGTGCTGTCGGCGGCGCAGACGTACCTCCATCCTGACGAGTCGCACATCCTGATCGTCGGGAACGGCGATCAGTTTAGCGAGGCCCTGTCTACGCTCAGTCAGGACGGGACGGTCGATACCCTCGACATCTCGATCCCCCGCGAGGCGCCCGGTGCGGACGAGGCCGCCATGACGGCCGCCGAGGAGGAGGCCGCGATGGCGGGGCAGCAGCTGATGGCGAGCGCCAAGGAGGCCCTCGGCGGGTCGGCCTTCGACCAGATCCAGAACATGCGCGTCGTCACCAAGCAGCAGAACACTGAGAGCACGCTCGTCGTGCGGCTTCCCGATCAACTGCGGACGGAGGTCAGCACCGCCATGGGCAACATCACCGTGGTCAACGACGGCGAGACCATGAAGATGAAAACCCCGCAGGGGACCCGCACCGCGCCGCCGTCGGCCCGCGGCCAGATTATGGGACAGCTCTGGCGCAGCCTCCCCTACCTGATGGCCAACCTGGACCACGACGGCCTGACGGTGACGGCCCAGGCAGACACAACCGTGGAGGGCACGAGCTACCAGCAGGCTCGCGTGACCCCCCCCGCCGGGCCCGAGTACACCCTCTACCTCCACGCCGAGACGATGCGGCCGGAGCGCCTCACGCTCGAGCAAACCAACCCACAGACGGGCCAGCAGGTGCAGGTGACCCAGACGTTCACTGACTTTCGGACGGTGAGTGGCGTCCGGTTGCCGTTCACGACCGAGACGGTCCAGTCGACAGGCGACGGCGAAAACACCGTCACGGCCACCATTCAGAGCCTCGACATCAATGCGGACCTGGAGGACGGGCTCTTCACGCTTGGCTCCTCATCGGGCGGCGGGGCGTCGCAGTAGTGCTCCAGGAGAACCGACGACACGCCACGAGCGCCCGGGGCTCTCTGCACGGAGGCCCGGGCGTTTCGTGGTTCTAGGGGGACTTTGGAGGGGGCGCGTCCGGCCGAACGTTCAGGCACGCTGGAGCATTGGACCACCGCTCATTCTCACCCACAGCGCTTGGTTACACTCATGTCTCTTCCGCAGTCCGTTGCGCTCTGCGACGTTGGGCCCCGCGACGGCTTCCAGTTTGAGGAGCAGTTCATCCCCACCGACCGGAAGGTCGACGTCATCACGGCACTGGCCGACGCCGGCCTGCCGCGCATCCAGGTCACCTCGTTCGTGCATCCGAAGTGGGTCCCCCAGATGAAAGACGCGGAGGCGGTGTGCAGCCGCCTGCCCGACCGGGCAGACGTGACGTACGCCGGGCTTGCGCTCAACCAGCGAGGGCTGGAGCGCGCCCACGCGGCGGGGCTGTCGCAGGTGGACCTCTCGATTGCGACGCACGACCGGCACAGCCAGGACAACGCCAACCGGTCGGTCGACGAGGCCGTTGCGCAGGCGGAGGACATGGTGCGGTACGCCCACGAGCACGGGCTGACCGTGCAGATGGGGTTCCAGACCGTGTTCGGGTACCAGGCCCCGGGCGACACGCCGCTCGATCAGGTCGTGGACATGAGCCGTCACTTCGCCGACCTGGGCGTCGAGTCGCTGTCCCTCGCCGACTCCACGGGCCTCGCGCACCCCCGAATGATCAAAGAGCGCGTCCGGGCCGTGCAGGACGCCATCGGCGATACGCCCCTCGTTCTGCACCTCCACGACACCCGTGGTCTCGGCCTCGCCAACGTCTACGCGGCGCTGCAGTGCGGCGTGGAGCGCTTCGACACGTCGCTGGCGGGCATGGGGGGATGTCCGTTCATCGACGGGGCCACCGGCAACATCGCCACGGAAGACACCGCGTACCTGCTCGACGGACTCGGCATTGAGACGGGGGTCGACCGAGACGCGGTGGGACGCGCGTCGGCCCGTGTCGAGTCGTTTCTGGCCAAGAAGTTTCCGGGGAAGCTGCATCGGCTCCTGCAGCGAGCGGAGGGCGCCGAGACCGCCGTCGAATAGAACGGGGAGCCCGTGGACGCCCGGTTCCTAAGCACAGCTACTTGTCCTGCGGGCCGGCCTCGGGGGCGGACACCAACGAGGGAGTGCCGTTCTGCGGCGGCGACGCCTCCGACGCAATCGCGCGCCGCGGGCCGACCCCGTCGGGAATCCACTGGCGGAGCTCGAGCCGTCCGTCCCGGTGCTCCACCAGCGCCGTACAGTTCTCAATCCAGTCGCCGGTGTTGACGTACTGGGCGTTGCTGACGGCCCGCATTCGGGGGCGGTGAATGTGGCCGCAAATCACCCCGTCGAAGCCCTCGGCGTCCGCCTCGCGCGCAGCGGTTTCCTCGAATTCCGCAATGACCTGCCGGATGTGACGGGTCTCCTTTATGTAGTTGGCAAGGGACCAGTAGGGCAGGTCCAGCAGGCGCCGCAGGCGGTTGTACCAGCGGTCGGCCGCGAGGACGCCGGTGTATGCCCAGCTCCCCAGAAGCTCGATCCATTCGGCGTGGCGGACGACCCCTTCAAACTCGTCGCCGTGCACCACCAGAAAGCGACGCCCGTCCGCCGTGGTGTGCTGGGTCTTCCGCTGAACGGTAATGCCGCCGAGTTGGAGGCCGGGAAAATCGCGTGCCACCTCGTCGTGGTTGCCGGGGATGTAGGTGACGTTGGTGCCCTCGGCCTTTTGGAGCAGGCCCCGGATCAGGTCGTTGTGTGAGGAGGGCCAGTACCAGGATCGCTTCAGCGCCCACCCGTCGATGATGTCGCCGAGGAGGTAGTACCGGTCGGCGTCGTGGGTGCGCAGAAAGTCAAGCAGGTAGGCGGCCTTGGCCTGCGGGGTCCCCAGGTGGACGTCGGAAATCCAGATCGCACGGTACTGCGTGGGGGCGGCCATGGGGGCGCAGCGAAAAATGACGAGCAACGTGCCGTGGGAAAACAGGAAGCCTCGTCTGGAGTTGCACCGTCGGCCCGGTGAACTTTGCTGGCCGAATGGGATGGTTTCAACCACACGGCCAAGCGGGGCCGACTCAACGGGACTCCACGAGGGCCGAGCGGCCCCGCAGGACCGACCGGTCCCAGCTGCCTGATTGGAGCTCGACGACGTACGGGAGGCCGTCGGCCACGGCGCGGTACTGCTGGGCGTCGGGGGCGGGGCGGAGGCGAATCGACCGCCGAGAACCGTCCGTTAGGTGGAGGCGCACCTCATACTGCGCCTTGCCGAACTCGTCGGGCGCGGTGGACTCCGCAAAGCCGTCGGCTTGGGGCGACGAAAGCACACGCAGCATCGACGAGACCTCGGTCTGAGACAGCGTATCGCCCGCCGACACCCACGCGTCCGGGGCCGCCGCCGTATCGCTTGCGGCCACCCGCCGCATCGTAAAGGAACTATCAGCAGGGTACCGGAGGTCGATCCGCCGGATGTCCGAGCGGGCAAGGCCCCAGATGGTCTTGTCGCGCCAGCCCTCCACGGTCCGGGCCGTCACCGAGCGGAGCGACTGCTCGACGGAGTAGACATCCGGCCGGTCGGGGGGGCGGACGTACGTGACGGGTGTGCCCCGACGCCGCCGTTGCCGAAGTCGGGTCTGAGACGGGCCTCCGCTGCCGGACGGAGAGCGCCGGACGCGAGTGCGCCCGACAATGAGCGTTCCGAGGGCCTCGCCCCCGTCTCCGAGCATCGTGACTGTGGTTCCGGTCGAGTCGACACCGTACCGCGGGTGTTTGTCCGGCTGGCGAGTCGCCACGGCGCTCACCTCAAGGGCGGGCACCGTCCCCAGAAGTCGATCCACCGCACGGGTGCCGGCCGGGTACGTGGCCGACGTGTCGCCGGGGGATACGCGCCAGCCGTTGTCCGTTTGTGCCAGGCGGATCGAGGGCCGGCTGGGCCGCTCAATGCGCACGGCCTGCACCGCGCTCGTGTCTACGGCGAGCAGTTGCTCCTGGAAGGCTGCGCTCGACGCGGTGCTCCAGCTCCAGGAGGTGGCGAGCGCAAGGGCAAGGGTGCTGGCGAAAATGAGCGCCAAAGTCTTGGTCGCGTTGGTCATGCCGGGGGGATCGGGGGAGTCTCGGTGTAGCAGTCTCGTTGGGCCTAGGGGAGCAGGCGAAGCAGCCTCAGGTGCTGAGGCCGGCGTCCTTCCAGCGCCGACGCTGTGCCCGATTGCGGCGATAGCGCACCAGTCCGTACCCGGTGACGAGAAGGATGGGGAGCAGGACGTTGAGGTACTTCAGAACCGTTTTCGTGGTCGGCTCCAGCTGCATGAGGGGACGACTGGTGACGCGCTGGGTCCGCAGCGAAATCAGCCCCGTGTCGCCCGCCAGGTAGTCTACGCTATTCGCCACGAGATTCGTGTTTCCCTCCGGCAGCCGTTGTTTTCGCCGGCCGGTTCCGTTCACGATGAAGTCCCCGTCCCCGATGACGACCAGCTTCGTGTCCGGGCTCTTCGTGCGTTCCACCGAGAGCGTGTCACTCCCGGCGAAGGCGGAAGAGAAGGTGCCCTCCAGCAGGCCGGCCACGGGATAGGACGCGCCCGAGAAGTCCGACACGGTCCACTCCTGCTGTGGGCGAATGCTGATGGGAAGGGCGGCGAGGCCCGACTGCTGCGACGAGCGCGCGAGCACGGTGAGTTGTGCGGTCGAGTCAACCTGAGTGGTGTCGAGCGGAGACACGAACCGGAAGACGACCTGATCGAGGCCGTTGCTAATGGGGTGGTCGGCGAAGTTGGCAATTTGCGGGATGTACGGATACCGAACCCGATTCATCACCGCAAACCCGCCGCGCTTCTGCCGGACCCGAACGGCGCTTGCGTTCCGGTCGCGCACCAGACGGGTCCGGATGGGGAGCCCGTAGCTTTCGAGCAAGGGTTCAAGTCCCGTCGTCTGAGGACGGGCCTGCCCGAAGCGCATGTTGGCCTGTGCCCGGTTGAGCGCGAAGATGGCGGGGCCGCCCCGCATCACGTACTGGTCCAGGGCGAGGGCCGTTTGCGTGGAGAGTTCGCTCTCGGCGCGGGAAACGAGAAGCACGTCCACCTCCGGGGGCACCCCCGCCGTGTCCACGCCCGAAATGGTCCGCATGTCGTAGCGGCCCTTGAGCCCGTTTTGGAGCTGCGTCATCGCGTTCAGGCCGGGCTCGCCCTGGCCCTGCAAGACGCCCAGGACGGGCTTGTCGTCCACGGTCAGCTTCTTCATGGTACTGGCAATCGTATACTCCAGGGCCGAATTCGGCTCCACGAACGGGACGACCTCCCGCTGGTCCCGGTACTGAAAGACCGCCCCCAGGTACGCGCGCTTCTGCGTCATCTTGTTCTGCTGCCGCACGTTCACCGTGACCGGACGGATGCCGGCCTGCTGGGCCTCGCGCGCCGTCTGGTCCCCCTCGTTCGGGTTTACGAACTGGAATTCGACGTTGCCGCCGGCCGCCGCGCGGAACTCCTGC
This window encodes:
- a CDS encoding ATP-binding protein, with amino-acid sequence MAYLFSVAASLLLPDAPSLSERESVQVQQYRLSSLLAAVLVPVFGTLYGWAAPQAVDPAWIRLALSGLLVGLFVGSYLSDRVCRNYVPLTWGLIYLCMAWVTVLATLNGFSSDYTIGLVVFYGSAAVVIGLGAESIAPVFWFLGTGFLFAVGGLLAAPTPQTDPLILISGLSTVAFAEGFSLWGQFAAWTKVESQEARLRSIAENVSDGIYRSTPDEGLVFGNQALADMFGYSSPHELLQMDSEALYAEPDKRKQLAAELRRETSELDGMEIRFRRKDGTTFTGLLSGTVVRDEEGTARYYDGAITNITQLKEQQHALQKRRVKLEALYTATDSLLRASSRKEVGQVLTELVQDALGYRGVFIRFAEGSVLKPTHVATSACEFMPERPAFEIGGESAVAEAYRTGETLIVPDLQKATMDDPNDYGGLRSAVVVPLGAHGVFSVGSPTPGAIGTFDTHLIEVLGTYAMVVLDRLQQEQVLRSAKEQAERARARAVEASKAKSAFLANMSHEIRTPLTSIIGFADAIGEEIQSLKDCPDEADLVQLDQFSELIGQGGERLLDTLDAVLNLSKLESGQIELAEEAVDLVEKTRQVAEELRPSAQEKDLCLDVYTEADEILAWADEGAVQIVLQNLLSNGIKYTEEGGVQVHVHGTAGDAVLEVEDSGIGMEPERAEALFEPFRQASEGLSRKFEGSGVGLAVTKKAVEQMGGRVDVETEKGTGSRFVVRLPCCEKNEARRDVAAPSGRG
- a CDS encoding rhodanese-like domain-containing protein is translated as MHRLFASLLCAVALQAGCSEALTWRAVDHMIAAEYPDVTALTTDSLAAQLADDTSPTPVLLDARSPDEYAVSHLRGARRVRPSADAYPALDTLASDTPIVVYCSVGYRSAGVVQALQAQGFSEVYNLKGSIFRWANEGRPVVRNGEPVSAVHPYDASWGQLLTDSLRASPSSERL
- a CDS encoding DUF493 domain-containing protein; amino-acid sequence: MQFINQPDAENDEAWWDRFEELLDDQNDWPTQYTFKFIAPAARLDDLKAVFDDHPVRVRESSKGNYKSVTAHLRMSSSEEVVGIYERASGIEDVIAL
- a CDS encoding insulinase family protein, with amino-acid sequence MDWTSLREGWSRVALTLTALLVLLAGAALPAQGQDLLAQFEDKVTTFTLDNGLDFVVVERHDAPVASFATYADVGSVDEPQGKTGIAHMFEHMAFKGTTTISTKNIEKEMQALERQEEIYLQLRRERAKGPQADSSRIAALEEQFEQATTEAESYIEKGEFENILERNGVSGLNATTSADATRYFYSLPANKAELFFALESDRFANPVLREFYTERDVVMEERRQRTESSPTGRLVEEFLTTAFKAHPYGNPTIGHMSDLQNLSRTDAKQFFEKHYSPRNLTIGIAGDVNPEQMRALAEQYFGDLPGGDEPLPVRTEEPEQISERRVVIREQTQPFVVMGFHRPSMQSEDAPVYDVLGDVLTGGRTSRLYENLVTEEKALQVQALPAFPGSKYDTMFGIFGVPNRGVSPDSVEHMIYDELEAIKENGISQEELERAKTRARSNLIGQLDSNQGLALQFAQMEELKGDWRSVFRRLDAIQAITVEDVQRVAQNTFRRSNRTVAMIKTTDDEQQPTTAAN
- a CDS encoding M16 family metallopeptidase, encoding MDRFSPTRLLSVMALGLLLVGLGALHPASAQETDIQTADYDVTELTYPELRDFDVPEPERVELDNGMTIFLLEDPELPQVNATAQIGVGSVYEPAEKRGLASITGTVMRTGGTASMAPDSLNTVLENIAATVETSIGETSGSAYMSTLADHVDTVLPIFAEVLRRPAFAGNRVQQAKSQVKSGISRRNDQASAIVGREFDKVLYGGDSPYARTPELYTVDRIKRQDLVDFHDQYFHPNNVILSVWGDFDTDQMEQALREQFGDWEAAADFEPPTPPEPDAERAHSVNFVPKGDVNQSKIRMGHPGEITRRSDDYASVQMMNEVLSGGFSGRLFQQVRREKGLAYSVGGAYTAGYDRPGRFYAGIASQSASTVEATNAVMTEVERMREEPPTQEELGLAKDSYLNSFVFNFDSEREILGRRATYEYYDYPADFLQQTRNAIEEVTPDDVLSAAQTYLHPDESHILIVGNGDQFSEALSTLSQDGTVDTLDISIPREAPGADEAAMTAAEEEAAMAGQQLMASAKEALGGSAFDQIQNMRVVTKQQNTESTLVVRLPDQLRTEVSTAMGNITVVNDGETMKMKTPQGTRTAPPSARGQIMGQLWRSLPYLMANLDHDGLTVTAQADTTVEGTSYQQARVTPPAGPEYTLYLHAETMRPERLTLEQTNPQTGQQVQVTQTFTDFRTVSGVRLPFTTETVQSTGDGENTVTATIQSLDINADLEDGLFTLGSSSGGGASQ
- a CDS encoding hydroxymethylglutaryl-CoA lyase — protein: MSLPQSVALCDVGPRDGFQFEEQFIPTDRKVDVITALADAGLPRIQVTSFVHPKWVPQMKDAEAVCSRLPDRADVTYAGLALNQRGLERAHAAGLSQVDLSIATHDRHSQDNANRSVDEAVAQAEDMVRYAHEHGLTVQMGFQTVFGYQAPGDTPLDQVVDMSRHFADLGVESLSLADSTGLAHPRMIKERVRAVQDAIGDTPLVLHLHDTRGLGLANVYAALQCGVERFDTSLAGMGGCPFIDGATGNIATEDTAYLLDGLGIETGVDRDAVGRASARVESFLAKKFPGKLHRLLQRAEGAETAVE
- a CDS encoding UDP-2,3-diacylglucosamine diphosphatase — its product is MAAPTQYRAIWISDVHLGTPQAKAAYLLDFLRTHDADRYYLLGDIIDGWALKRSWYWPSSHNDLIRGLLQKAEGTNVTYIPGNHDEVARDFPGLQLGGITVQRKTQHTTADGRRFLVVHGDEFEGVVRHAEWIELLGSWAYTGVLAADRWYNRLRRLLDLPYWSLANYIKETRHIRQVIAEFEETAAREADAEGFDGVICGHIHRPRMRAVSNAQYVNTGDWIENCTALVEHRDGRLELRQWIPDGVGPRRAIASEASPPQNGTPSLVSAPEAGPQDK
- a CDS encoding DUF4340 domain-containing protein; protein product: MTNATKTLALIFASTLALALATSWSWSTASSAAFQEQLLAVDTSAVQAVRIERPSRPSIRLAQTDNGWRVSPGDTSATYPAGTRAVDRLLGTVPALEVSAVATRQPDKHPRYGVDSTGTTVTMLGDGGEALGTLIVGRTRVRRSPSGSGGPSQTRLRQRRRRGTPVTYVRPPDRPDVYSVEQSLRSVTARTVEGWRDKTIWGLARSDIRRIDLRYPADSSFTMRRVAASDTAAAPDAWVSAGDTLSQTEVSSMLRVLSSPQADGFAESTAPDEFGKAQYEVRLHLTDGSRRSIRLRPAPDAQQYRAVADGLPYVVELQSGSWDRSVLRGRSALVESR
- a CDS encoding GldG family protein translates to MSNAFAGFLANRREALLQVLLIAGSLAALTYTANQFVLRADLTANNRYTLAGASHDIAQTLNDPVTVTAYFSSNLPARFGRTKEEFRALLQEFRAAAGGNVEFQFVNPNEGDQTAREAQQAGIRPVTVNVRQQNKMTQKRAYLGAVFQYRDQREVVPFVEPNSALEYTIASTMKKLTVDDKPVLGVLQGQGEPGLNAMTQLQNGLKGRYDMRTISGVDTAGVPPEVDVLLVSRAESELSTQTALALDQYVMRGGPAIFALNRAQANMRFGQARPQTTGLEPLLESYGLPIRTRLVRDRNASAVRVRQKRGGFAVMNRVRYPYIPQIANFADHPISNGLDQVVFRFVSPLDTTQVDSTAQLTVLARSSQQSGLAALPISIRPQQEWTVSDFSGASYPVAGLLEGTFSSAFAGSDTLSVERTKSPDTKLVVIGDGDFIVNGTGRRKQRLPEGNTNLVANSVDYLAGDTGLISLRTQRVTSRPLMQLEPTTKTVLKYLNVLLPILLVTGYGLVRYRRNRAQRRRWKDAGLST